One bacterium genomic region harbors:
- the cysK gene encoding cysteine synthase A, which translates to MARIYPDNSQSIGNTPLVRLNRVTDGGAATVLGKVEGRNPAYSVKCRIGANMIWDAEKRGVLKPGIEIIEPTSGNTGIALAFVCAARGYRLTLTMPETFSIERRRVLAALGANLILTPGAEGMKGAVARAEEIAASDRKRWFLPQQFRNAANPAIHEQTTGPEIWNDTDGGIDVLVSGVGTGGTISGVSRYLKNVRGRKIVSVAVEPKESPVITQKLAGQPLKPGPHKIQGIGAGFIPETLDLSVVDRVEQVESAEAIEYARRLAREEGLLVGISSGAAAAVAARLARQPEFAGKTIVTILPDLAERYLSTALFEGLGA; encoded by the coding sequence ATGGCACGCATCTATCCGGACAACTCGCAGTCGATCGGCAACACGCCGCTGGTGCGGCTCAACCGCGTCACCGACGGCGGCGCCGCGACGGTGCTCGGCAAGGTCGAGGGGCGCAACCCGGCGTATTCGGTCAAGTGCCGCATCGGCGCGAACATGATCTGGGACGCCGAGAAGCGCGGCGTGCTCAAGCCGGGCATCGAGATCATCGAGCCCACGAGCGGCAACACCGGCATTGCCCTGGCGTTCGTCTGCGCGGCGCGCGGCTACCGGCTGACGCTGACCATGCCCGAGACCTTCAGCATCGAGCGGCGGCGCGTGCTCGCGGCGCTCGGGGCGAACCTGATCCTCACGCCGGGCGCCGAGGGGATGAAGGGGGCGGTCGCGCGGGCCGAGGAGATCGCCGCGTCCGACCGCAAGCGCTGGTTCCTGCCGCAGCAGTTCAGGAACGCGGCGAACCCCGCGATCCACGAGCAGACCACGGGTCCCGAGATCTGGAACGACACCGACGGCGGGATCGACGTGCTGGTCTCGGGTGTCGGCACCGGCGGCACGATCAGCGGCGTCTCGCGCTACCTCAAGAACGTCAGGGGCAGGAAGATCGTCTCGGTCGCCGTCGAGCCGAAGGAGAGCCCGGTGATCACCCAGAAGCTCGCCGGCCAGCCGCTCAAGCCGGGCCCGCACAAGATCCAGGGCATCGGCGCCGGCTTCATCCCGGAAACGCTCGATCTGTCGGTCGTCGACCGCGTCGAGCAGGTCGAGAGCGCGGAGGCGATCGAGTACGCGCGGCGGCTTGCGCGCGAGGAGGGGCTCCTCGTCGGCATCTCGTCGGGGGCGGCGGCGGCCGTCGCCGCGAGGCTCGCCCGGCAGCCGGAATTCGCGGGCAAGACGATCGTGACGATCCTCCCGGATCTGGCCGAGCGCTACCTCTCGACGGCGCTCTTCGAAGGACTTGGCGCGTAA